In one Arachis duranensis cultivar V14167 chromosome 9, aradu.V14167.gnm2.J7QH, whole genome shotgun sequence genomic region, the following are encoded:
- the LOC107467110 gene encoding gibberellin 20 oxidase 1, whose product MVNAMAIDCMHSIPQPPKESPLVFDASVLSHQLNLPSQFIWPDHEKASVHVPELQVPFIDLGGFLSGDPLAAMEASSLVGEACRKHGFFLVVNHGIDRNLITDAHALMDDFFELPLSQKQRAQRKTGEHCGYASSFTGRFSSKLPWKETLSFQYSAEKKHLPNLVKDYLCSKLGKEFEQFGKVYETYCEAMSNLSLGIMELLGMSLGVGKSYFREFFEENNSIMRLNYYPPCQKPDLALGTGPHCDPTSLTILHQDQVGGLQVYVDDQWHSVTPNFNSFVVNIGDTFMALSNGRYKSCLHRAVVNSKTTRKSLAFFLCPTSDKLVTPPCELVDNLSSRLYPDFTWSMLLEFTQKHYRADIRTLDEFSKWLQRKDDKII is encoded by the exons ATGGTTAATGCAATGGCAATAGACTGCATGCACTCCATCCCTCAACCACCAAAAGAATCCCCATTGGTGTTTGATGCCTCCGTCCTCAGCCACCAACTCAACCTACCGTCACAATTCATTTGGCCTGACCATGAGAAAGCCTCCGTCCATGTCCCTGAGCTTCAGGTCCCATTCATTGATCTCGGAGGCTTCCTTTCTGGCGATCCCCTCGCTGCAATGGAAGCCTCAAGCCTTGTTGGCGAAGCATGCCGGAAGCACGGCTTCTTCCTTGTCGTCAACCACGGCATAGACAGGAACTTGATCACCGATGCTCACGCTTTGATGGATGATTTCTTTGAGCTTCCCCTGTCTCAGAAACAGAGAGCTCAGAGGAAAACAGGGGAGCACTGTGGCTATGCTAGTAGCTTCACCGGTAGATTTTCTTCTAAGCTTCCATGGAAGGAGACACTCTCCTTTCAATACTCAGCAGAAAAAAAACACTTACCCAACCTTGTCAAGGACTACCTTTGCAGTAAACTGGGCAAAGAGTTTGAGCAATTCGG GAAGGTGTATGAGACGTACTGTGAGGCAATGAGCAATCTTTCTTTGGGGATAATGGAGCTTCTGGGGATGAGCCTTGGAGTTGGCAAATCGTATTTTCGAGAATTCTTTGAAGAGAACAATTCAATAATGAGGCTCAATTACTACCCTCCTTGTCAAAAACCTGACCTCGCCTTGGGAACTGGACCTCATTGTGATCCAACATCCTTAACCATTCTCCACCAAGACCAAGTTGGTGGCCTCCAAGTTTATGTTGACGATCAGTGGCACTCAGTTACTCCGAATTTCAATTCTTTTGTCGTCAATATTGGTGATACCTTCATG GCTCTTTCAAATGGGAGATACAAGAGTTGTTTGCATAGGGCAGTGGTAAATAGTAAGACAACAAGAAAATCACTTGCTTTCTTTTTGTGTCCAACAAGTGACAAGCTTGTGACGCCACCATGTGAGTTAGTGGACAATTTGAGCTCAAGGCTCTACCCTGATTTTACATGGTCCATGCTCCTTGAGTTTACTCAGAAGCACTACAGAGCTGACATCAGAACCCTTGATGAATTCAGCAAATGGCTTCAACGGAAGGACGATAAGATTATTTGA